DNA from Salmo salar chromosome ssa24, Ssal_v3.1, whole genome shotgun sequence:
gcgATATTCCTACCTCTAGAAATGTGTAACTTAACAGAGGGTCTAACATATATTTGTGCATTGCATAGTGCCGTCGCAAATGTCAGACTCCACTCTTGGAGCCACATCGACCTGCAAGTTGAACGTGAtgagattgtagactcctaaaAAGCCAACCAGCCCATAGAGAGAACATTGCATTATGGGTTTTGTTGTCGACACTTCAGCTACAAGATATTTCAGCAACTATTTTCacatgttgctaccaaccttattataacGACAAAATTAAAAATGtgttcacaaaaaatattgttctcacatattagtgttatgtaacactgtaaagtataGGAATgagtggatttttcctttaatgTTTAGACAATTATTGTTCATATCATGAATAAATACAGGTTATTGATACTTCTCTATTTTCCAAATTCCGTTACCCGGAAGTACTTTTTAAGTGTTACTGACGAGACGCTGATCCAATCTGGATTCATCAGTCTTCACAACGGTATCGCCAGTATTTATAACTTATTCCACCTTCAATGCATTTCACCCTCAAAATGTCTAAACTACAGCTGCTTAATGTGCTTCTCAAAGAAAAATTGACCTCAGTTCCATTGGAGATATCCGTGGCAGTCCAAAAAACGATGGCAGAGTACCTAGAAGAAATCTCTCGTTTGAAACGGGCGAATTCACGTCTACGAAAACTGCTGGATTTGGTTTTTAAACCAGAGATAAAGTTGCATAGATTAGCAGGTTTGTGTCTATTTGTCATTCATTATACAATGTAGCCTAATTGTCGTCATTTACATTTTAGATATACATCTTAAATGACCGCGTTATTCATGAATTTCATGATATTTTGAAGCCTTTTCAAAACAGTGGTACTGGACACCGGAAGTAAAGCAGAAATGGAAGTCACTAGACCTATTTCTTGTCTCTTCAGTGTTTATGGTTTAATCAAATGTCATCCTTTCTTGTTCCCTCCAGTCCTCCAGCAGCTCAGTCTCACTGAAGAGGAGATTAACCCAGAGCAGCAGGAATGGAGCCCTGGTCTGGGTCCAGTGGAGTCTGATGCAGAAGAGTCTATATGGGACTCTTTCAACATCATAACTCAAGAGAACCAAACAGAGTCTGATGGCGAGAGCTACGGTGAGTCCGAATCAACCAGCGATTATGAGCCCCCCTCTGAAGTAAATgcagacagtgacaacagtggAAGTCATAAAGGAGAAATGGATGGAGTGGAGAAGAGAATATCACTGTCAGGGTTAAAGCCTCCTAAAACAAAGCGAGGAAGAGGACGGCCAAGAAAAGAAACCAGTGAGTTGCCTGATCTGATATGTGACGTGTGCGGGAAATGCTTGGCGAATGAACGTAGTCTGAAAAGGCATCGGCAAAGCCGGCACAGTAAAGACAGACCATACATGTGCGACACATGTGGACACTGTTTTGCCATGAACTGCTCCCTGAGGAGGCACATGAAGATTCACATGGAGGAGAGACAACATGGCTGCACCGAATGTGGCAAGCGTTTTTTTCACAAGAAAAGCCTGAGAAATCACATGGATACTCATAAAGGGCTAGTTTTTAAATGTGATTTTTGTGGAAAATGTGTGACGACAAAAGCAAGTCTGAAACTGCATCGGCGAATTCACACTGGGGAGAAATCGCATCCATGCAAAGAATGTGACAAAGCCTTCTACCGTGAGTCAGACTTGATAAAGCACACGAGAACTCACACTGGGGAGAAACCATTTCGGTGCAAAGAATGTGGCAGATGCTTCGTTGAGAAGGGAACCCTGACAAAGCATATGATGACTCACACAGAGGAGAAACCACACCGCTGCAACAAATGTGGCAGATGCTTCGGTCTGAAGGGAAACCTGACAGTGCATATGAGGACTCACACAGGGGAGGGAGTTCAATGTCATCTGTGTGGAACTCACTTGAAATTAGCATCAAGTCTGAAAAGACATCTACAAACTCACAGAGGGAATATTCACAATAACGCACTCTCCCCTGGTTCCCAGTCGACGCGTACCTCCTCTTCAAGAccctggtgcttgcctacggagcagcaaggggaactgcccctccctaccttcaggctgtgctcaaaccctacaccccaatccgagcactccattctgccacctctggtctcttggcccccCCATCCCTATGAGGGGCTGGCTCCCGCTCAtaccagtcaaagctcttctcttcCCTGGCACccaaatggtggaacaagcttcccccAAATGAAAATGACTGAAAACCTACTTCTTCACTAAGTATCTTGATTAAATCCCacagcccccccccaaataaaaacaataacaaaaacatTTGCACTTGTCTTTTCTAGCACTGACCTTGCTGACTACTTTGAGGTAAAATGTACTTACTAAgactgatatgtggttgtctcactgaGCTGTCTTAAAGCTataatcagcagttgaaacaataacaaagcctcaccctaccactgttttggtaaacaagggaagggcctggagaaatgtaaccagtcAGATTCATAGACCGAGCTATGCAGTGTTCATATTTAACCATGATTTGAGTCTATGCAGTGTTAATATTTAAGGATGTTTTGAGTCTATGCAGTGTTAATATTTAAGGATGTTTTGAGTCTATGCAGTGTTCATATTTAACCATGATTTGAGTCTATGCAGTGTTAATATTTAAGGATGTTTTGAGTCTATGCAGtgttcatatttaagttgtttacaaacattggagtaaaacaagcttatattttgggttctgaagtggtatgacagttgaactaagccaattttttaaataatgttttatttaacctttatttaactaggcaagtcagttaagaaaaaatcttattttacaatgacggccaaaccctctattaacccggacgacgctaggccaattgtgcgccaccctatgggactcccgatcacgtccggttgtgatacaggccgggatcgaaccagggtctggactgacgcctctagcactgagatgcagtgccttagaccgctgcaccactcgggagccttaTGAGGTATTtatagttatattcttcaagaatcaatgggtatttctaaataatttataaatccaaaaatggatgtagcaactaaggactTTAGCTTTAAGTCGAATGCActctggataagactgtctgctaaTGTTAATGTCTGAGAACACGTAACAATGCCCTTTGTGTAAAATGTGTTTGTTCGAAGATAGAAGAGACAACTATCAAGAGGACATACCCATCAGGT
Protein-coding regions in this window:
- the LOC106585907 gene encoding zinc finger protein 771 — protein: MHFTLKMSKLQLLNVLLKEKLTSVPLEISVAVQKTMAEYLEEISRLKRANSRLRKLLDLVFKPEIKLHRLAVLQQLSLTEEEINPEQQEWSPGLGPVESDAEESIWDSFNIITQENQTESDGESYGESESTSDYEPPSEVNADSDNSGSHKGEMDGVEKRISLSGLKPPKTKRGRGRPRKETSELPDLICDVCGKCLANERSLKRHRQSRHSKDRPYMCDTCGHCFAMNCSLRRHMKIHMEERQHGCTECGKRFFHKKSLRNHMDTHKGLVFKCDFCGKCVTTKASLKLHRRIHTGEKSHPCKECDKAFYRESDLIKHTRTHTGEKPFRCKECGRCFVEKGTLTKHMMTHTEEKPHRCNKCGRCFGLKGNLTVHMRTHTGEGVQCHLCGTHLKLASSLKRHLQTHRGNIHNNALSPGSQSTRTSSSRPWCLPTEQQGELPLPTFRLCSNPTPQSEHSILPPLVSWPPHPYEGLAPAHTSQSSSLPWHPNGGTSFPQMKMTENLLLH